Part of the Bacteroidota bacterium genome is shown below.
CGCCAGCAGACAGCTGGGGCGGTCGGGGGAGAAAACAAGCGCGACGGTCGGACGGGGCTCCAAGGGAAACGACCGACCGTTCCGGATCGGAAACCGAGCCAGCCCGGCCCACAGGGAGCGACCTTCCACGAGGAGCAGCCCTCTGTGTTTTGCGATGGCACGCGATCAGGCGTCGAATTTCGTGCCAAACGCAAAAGAAGCGGGCTCAAGGGTCAACTCGCCCCCGCAGCTACTTTATGAAACCTTTCGATCTAAGCTTCTCCGAGCACAGCCGCGATGGGCTTGCGCTTTAAAGCGGCCTGGGCTGCGGCCAGACGGGCCACCGGAACCCGATACGGAGAGCAGCTTACGTAATCGAGCCCCACGTTGAAGAAAAACTCCACCGAGGCCGGATCCCCGCCGTGTTCTCCGCAGATGCCCACCTTGAGCTCTGGGCGCGTCCGGCGGCCCCGCTCCGTGGCCATCTGCACCAGCTGCCCTACGCCCGCCTGATCCAGGGTCTGGAACGGATCGTCAGGCAGGATCTTGCCCTCCAGGTACTGGGGCAAAAACTTGCCCGCGTCATCGCGGCTGTAGCCGAAGGTGAGCTGGGTGAGATCGTTGGTGCCGAAGCTGAAGAACTGGGCCTCCTCGGCGATCTGATCGGCCACCAGCGCGGCACGCGGCACCTCGATCATGGTGCCCACTAAATACGAAACCTGCACGCCCTGCTCGCGCATCACCTCGGCGGCCACACGCTCGATGAGCTCCCGTTGATGACGCAGTTCTTCCGGCGTGCCCACAAGGGGAACCATGATCTCCGGATAGACGGCCCTACCCTCCTTGGCCATCCGGCAGGCGGCCTCCATGATGGCGCGCGCCTGCATTTCCGTGATCTCCGGATACGTGATCCCGAGGCGGCAGCCCCGATGTCCGAGCATGGGATTGAGCTCATGAAGGGCCTGCACGCGGGCCCGGACTTGCTCCGGGCTCACGCCCAGGCGCTCGGCCATCTCCCGCTGTTGCTCCGGCTCCTGAGGCAGGAATTCGTGCAGCGGGGGATCCAGCAACCGGATGGTCACGGGCAGCCCCTCCATTTCGCGGAAGATCGCGTAGAAGTCCTCCCGCTGCATAGGCAATAGTTTGGCCAAGGCCCGACGCCTCCCGGCCTCATCCTGGGCCAGGATCATTTCGCGCATCGCCCAGATGCGATCCCCCTCGAAGAACATATGCTCTGTGCGACAGAGCCCGATGCCCTCCGCCCCGAACCGGCGGGCCAGCCGGGCGTCCTCTGGGGTGTCGGCGTTGGTTCGTACGCGCAGGGTTCGGAATTGGTCGGCCCAGCTCATGAAGGTCGCAAAATCCCCGCTCATCTCGGGCTGGACCAGCTCCTCGGCGCCCAGAATAACCTCCCCCGTGGTGCCGTTAATGGAGATCCAGTCGCCCTCGCGCACCGTCACCTGGCCGTTGGTGAAGGATCTTGCGGCGTAGTCGATCACGATGTCCCCGCAGCCGGCCACGCAAGGCTTGCCCCAACCGCGCGCCACCACGGCCGCATGGCTTGTCATGCCGCCCCGGCTGGTCAGGATGCCTTCTGCTGCGTGCATGCCCCCGACGTCCTCTGGAGAGGTCTCAATGCGCACCAGGATGACGCGCTCCCCTCGGGCGCGCCAGGCCTCGGCGTCTTCGGCAGAGAAAACGGCGCGTCCCACCGCCGCCCCAGGCGAGGCCGGAAGCCCGCGGCCGACGACGCGCCCGGCTTTGCGATAGGCCTCCTCGTCCCGGAAGCGCGGGTGCAGCAGCTGATCGATGTGTCGGGGCTCGACCAGGTTGCGCACCGCCTCCTCAGGGCTAACCAGCCCCTCGCGGACCATGTCGACGGCGATCTTCACCGCAGCCGGTCCTGTGCGCTTGCCGTGACGGGTCTGCAGGATGTAGAGCCGAGCCTCCTGAACCGTGAACTCGATGTCCTGCATGTTCTTGTAGTGCCGCTCCAGTAAAGCGGCGATCTCCCAGAGCTGCTCGTATACTTCGGGC
Proteins encoded:
- the ppdK gene encoding pyruvate, phosphate dikinase; this translates as MSHKWVYTFGGGSAEGRADMRDLLGGKGANLAEMSAIGLPVPPGFTITTEACRYYYEHDKSYPPELWEQVEEALGFVERLMGRRFGDPTAPLLVSVRSGAAISMPGMMDTVLNLGINDAVVEGLIRQTQNPRFAWDAYRRFIDMFGDVVMGVDHAHFEEALEALKRERGLREDIELTAEDLRELTNRYKAIYRQHTGHLFPEDPREQLDRAIRAVFESWNSERAIKYRQINKIRGLLGTAVNVQTMVFGNMGESSGTGVCFTRNPSTGERELYGEYLINAQGEDVVAGIRTPLPIAALKAQMPEVYEQLWEIAALLERHYKNMQDIEFTVQEARLYILQTRHGKRTGPAAVKIAVDMVREGLVSPEEAVRNLVEPRHIDQLLHPRFRDEEAYRKAGRVVGRGLPASPGAAVGRAVFSAEDAEAWRARGERVILVRIETSPEDVGGMHAAEGILTSRGGMTSHAAVVARGWGKPCVAGCGDIVIDYAARSFTNGQVTVREGDWISINGTTGEVILGAEELVQPEMSGDFATFMSWADQFRTLRVRTNADTPEDARLARRFGAEGIGLCRTEHMFFEGDRIWAMREMILAQDEAGRRRALAKLLPMQREDFYAIFREMEGLPVTIRLLDPPLHEFLPQEPEQQREMAERLGVSPEQVRARVQALHELNPMLGHRGCRLGITYPEITEMQARAIMEAACRMAKEGRAVYPEIMVPLVGTPEELRHQRELIERVAAEVMREQGVQVSYLVGTMIEVPRAALVADQIAEEAQFFSFGTNDLTQLTFGYSRDDAGKFLPQYLEGKILPDDPFQTLDQAGVGQLVQMATERGRRTRPELKVGICGEHGGDPASVEFFFNVGLDYVSCSPYRVPVARLAAAQAALKRKPIAAVLGEA